CCATCGGCCCCCGCCCGGCGGCGCCACAGCGGCCGGCCGAAGCCCACGGAGAACCGCAACACCTTGACGCCGAGGCGCTTGGCCACCAGGAAATGACCGGCTTCGTGGATGGTCACCAGCACGCCGATGGCGATGATGAAAAACACGATGGCGTTCAAGGTATCCATGTCAGTTGCGTCTCCCCAGGTTCATCAGGTACTCGCCCGCCAACTGCCGGGCCTCGTCGTCGGCGGCCATGATGGTGGCGATATCCGTCGCCGGTACCGCCACGGCTCGACCGAGGACGTGATCCACCACCCGCGCGATATCGGGAAATCTCAGGCGCCCGTCCAGGAACGCCGCGACCGCCGCCTCGTTGGCGGCATTGAGTATGGCCCCCGCGGTGCCGCCCGCGCGCGCCGCATCGAAGGCCAGCCCGAGACACGGGAAGCGCTCGGTGGAGGCCTCGCCGAAGGTCAGATTGACACCGGTCAGGGCCAAGGGTTCAACGCCCGAGTCCATGCGCTCCGGCCATGCCAGGCCGTAGGCGATGGGGGTGCGCATGTCGGGATTGCCCAGCTGGGCGAGCACGGAGCCGTCGCAATAGCTCACCATGGAGTGGACGATGCTCTGGGGGTGCAGCACCACCCGGACATGGTCGGGGGTGGTATGGAACAGCCAGCAGGCCTCGATGACTTCGAGGCCCTTGTTCATCATGGTGGCGGAATCCACCGAGATCTTGCGACCCATGTCCCAGTTGGGATGATTGCAGGCCTCCTCCGGGGTCACCTCCGCCAGGGTGGCGGGGTCGCGGTCGCGGAACGGCCCGCCCGAGGCGGTGAGCAGGATCTGTCGCACGCCACGGCCGGCGAGGCCCTCGGCGAAGCGCGGGGGCATGCACTGAAAGACGGCGTTGTGCTCACTGTCGATGGGCAGGAGCTCGGCACCGTGGTCGCGAACCGCCCCCATGAAAAGGTCTCCCGACATCACCAGGGCCTCCTTGTTGGCCAGCAGCACCCGTTTACCGGCCTCGGCGGCGGCCAGGGTGGGCATGAGGCCGGCGGCGCCCACGATGGCCGCCATCACGTAGTCGGTCTCGGGCAGGGTGGCCACGGTAGCGAGGGCGTCGCGGCCGGCCAGCACCTCGGTGGCGCTCCCCTCCGCCCGCAACACCGCCGCCAGCCGCCCGGCGGCGTCCTCGTCGACCATGACGGCCCAGGCCGGTTGCCAGCGCCGGCACTGCTCGGCCATGCGCTCCACGTGGCCGTTGGCCGTGAGGGCGACCACGTGGAAACGCCCGGGGTGGCGCGCCAGGACATCCAGGGTACTGACCCCGATGCTGCCCGTGGAACCGAGGATGGTCACGCCCTTCACGCCACACGCCCCATGCCGTAGAGGCCGAGCACGAACAGGGGCGCTGCCGCGGTGAGACTGTCGATGCGATCCAGCACGCCACCATGGCCCGGCAGCAAGCTGCCGCTGTCCTTGAGGCCCGCCTCGCGCTTGTACAGGCTCTCGGTGAGGTCACCCAGTACCGAGGCCGCCACGGTCAGGGCCACCAGGGTGAGAAAGGGCACCAGTGACTCCCCGAAACCCAGGGGCTCGCCCACCGCCAGGGCCAGCACCAGCACGGCAACGACGGCGCCGGCCACCCCCTCCCAGCTCTTGCCCGGGCTGACCCGCGAGGCCAGCCGGCGGCTGCCCCAGCGCCGTCCCACGAAGAAGGCCGCCGTGTCGGCACCCCAGATGAGCACCAGCAGGAATAACACCAGCCACGGGCCGCCGGCCTCCTGGCGGTGCAGCAC
The Gammaproteobacteria bacterium DNA segment above includes these coding regions:
- the ispC gene encoding 1-deoxy-D-xylulose-5-phosphate reductoisomerase; translation: MKGVTILGSTGSIGVSTLDVLARHPGRFHVVALTANGHVERMAEQCRRWQPAWAVMVDEDAAGRLAAVLRAEGSATEVLAGRDALATVATLPETDYVMAAIVGAAGLMPTLAAAEAGKRVLLANKEALVMSGDLFMGAVRDHGAELLPIDSEHNAVFQCMPPRFAEGLAGRGVRQILLTASGGPFRDRDPATLAEVTPEEACNHPNWDMGRKISVDSATMMNKGLEVIEACWLFHTTPDHVRVVLHPQSIVHSMVSYCDGSVLAQLGNPDMRTPIAYGLAWPERMDSGVEPLALTGVNLTFGEASTERFPCLGLAFDAARAGGTAGAILNAANEAAVAAFLDGRLRFPDIARVVDHVLGRAVAVPATDIATIMAADDEARQLAGEYLMNLGRRN
- a CDS encoding phosphatidate cytidylyltransferase; this translates as MSRPLSSLTQRVLTALVLVPLVVAAILLLSPPGFAALLGLFVLGGAWEWSAMAGLGDTRRRVAYVLVTAAVLGLVYGLLARPAAGPLLLLLALVWWALAAALVVRFQLQGVFTTGGPWSRGASGLLILVPAWFALVVLHRQEAGGPWLVLFLLVLIWGADTAAFFVGRRWGSRRLASRVSPGKSWEGVAGAVVAVLVLALAVGEPLGFGESLVPFLTLVALTVAASVLGDLTESLYKREAGLKDSGSLLPGHGGVLDRIDSLTAAAPLFVLGLYGMGRVA